The Candidatus Saccharibacteria bacterium sequence CAATTGTCGTGCAGATACTCAGCTATTTTCCACTCACCGCACCAATCCCATTACTCCTTAGAAACGCAGTAGGGAACCTAAGTGTCACCGAAGCACTTATATCGCTTTCCATTTTAGCCGTGACAACAGTAGTCGTTATTTCAATTGGCGTACGCATCTTTAGGTTTGGCGCGCTTGAATACAGCCGCAAACTAAGCATGCAAGAAGTAATGCGCCGTAAAAGCTAGTAGCGGCCAGAAATCGTCATTGCGCAAATAAGCACCAAAAGCGTAACGGCAACCGCCGCCACAAGAAGACCCATTTTATTTGGATAGAAGTTTTCCTTTGTCATGTGCTTTTTTGCAGGCGTAGCCCGAGTTTTTTTAACCATAGCCTCAGTGTAGCGCAAGCGATAAGCATGAACAATATACGCATACGCGGGGTATGGTCGAAAACAAATTGACCAAAGTTACTAGAGAATGTATAGTATTACATATGGAAACGGCGACTCAAACCGTGGGCTGTGTCGAAGCGGCTACTAATATTTTAGGCGACAAGTGGACGCCACATCTCTTGCGATACTTTATAAACGAAAAGGTTGTTCGTTTTTGCCAGCTACAAGAGCTTACCGGCGGTATCAACCCACGCACCCTTTCGTCGCGACTCGCGTACCTAGAGGAAAACAATATCGTCGAGCGTGTAATACCCGGTTCTAGTAGTCGCTGTGAATACCAACTGACTCAAAAAGGACAAGATTTGCTACCAATATTGCTAGATATGCAAAAATGGGGTGAAAAATATGATCTTGCCAATTCTTAAGACTCTCCTCAGATAGCCACGCTATACTAACTACCATGAGAATATTGTTAATTGAAGATGAACATAAAATCGCACGAGCGCTAAAAAAGGCACTCGAGCAAGAAAGCTATGCTGTTGATGTTGCTTTCGATGGCGATGAAGGCCATGCAATGGCAACGACCGAACCTTACGATGTGGCAATTATCGACCGAATGTTGCCAGGAGCCTACGATGGGATTGCTATCGTAAAAGCCATGCGTGAAGCAAAAATTCACACGCCAGTTATTTTTCTTACAGCGCTTGCTGGTATTAAAGACCGTACCGATGGCCTCGATAACGGCGCCGACGATTATTTAGTAAAGCCCTTCGCGCTAGAAGAGCTTTTAGCGCGAGTACGGGCACTACTGCGCCGGCCAAAAGAGCAGCAGTCCACAACACTTACGGCAGGTGATTTATCCCTTAACACCGTTACTTTCGAGGTAAAGCGAGGTGACACGCAAATTCAACTAACCGGAAAAGAGTTCGCGCTCCTCGAATATCTTCTTCGCAACCAAGGCCGACCACTTCCAAAAGAACTGATCATATCGCACGTTTGGGATTACGACGCGGATATCTTGCCGAACACTGTCGAGGTATATATAAAGTATCTTCGCGCAAAAATCGACCAACCATTTAGCGAGCAGCTTATCCATACAGTCCGTGGCTTTGGCTATAAACTACAGGCAAAGGCTTAGCCGCTTTCATGTTTCGCTCGGCAACATTCAAACTAACAGCCTGGTATTTATCGATACTGGTTATTATAAGTTTGTTGTTTAGCGTTATTATTTATTCAATCTCTACGTCAGAAGTTCGTACAAGGCTCGACTTTCTACAAAAATCATCGCGCATTATCATAAATGACGACCGGTTCAATTTTAACCAGTTCCGCGATAACCAAATCCACGAAGCCGAAGTAAGCCTCGTTACGTCACTCATGATAACCAATTTGGCTATTTGGCTTGCCGGTGGTATCGGCAGCTACTATCTTGCGCGCCGAACTCTCACGCCAATCGAAGAAGCCCACGAGGCACAATCGCGCTTTACAAGCGACGCCTCGCACGAGCTTCGCACGCCGCTTGCGAGCATGAAAACCGAGCTCGAAGTTGCGCTTCGGGATCCAAAACTGACAAACGAAGAAATGCGCGAACTGCTTGAAAGCAATCTCGAAGAAGTAGATAAGCTGACAAAATTATCCCAAACACTTCTTCAGATTTCCCAGCTCGATCACGAAAATATTAAGCGCGAAAAAATAGCGCTCGATGCGATTGTGCAGCCTGTTATTGATCGCCTCGATAAAACAGGCAAGCGCATTAGCCTGACTGGCAAAAAGACTCACACAATTATTGCCAATAAGGCGAGTATCGAGGAGCTTCTCACGATTCTGCTCGACAACGCCGTAAAATATAGTCCCGAGAAATCGCTTGTGCGGGTCCAGCTTGTAAGCACCAAACAAATGTCCGGCTTTGAAATTACAAATGACGGCCCGGGCATTTCCGAGGAGGTTCTTCCGCATATATTTGATCGGTTTTATCGCGCCGATTCTTCACGGACTGGCGGCGAAAAGAAGGGCTATGGCCTTGGGCTTTCGCTTGCTAAAAAAATCGTCGAGCTTCACAGCGGCGAGCTCACCGTTTCAAGTGGCGTCAACCAACCAACAACTTTTCGCGTTTTACTGCCAAATCTCAGCAAAAGCCAAGCAATTAATCAGTAACCCCTGTTATCTTCAAGTAGTAAACTAACCAAGGAGACTACATGAATGTCATCACAAGGGGAATGCGCAATGCATTCCGCAGCCCCGTTAGATCGGTGGCGATACTCGCGATGCTTGCAATCAGCACAGGGCTTGTCCTCGCAATGCTGGTTGCACGCACCAGTGTTAACGCAAAAATCGACGAGGTAAAGTCGAGTACCGCAACGCAAATTACCATTAACCCGGCTGGCTTTATGGGTGGCATGGGCGGTGGCGATGCGCTAACCGCCGATCAAGTTACCAAGATTAAAGAGACCGCACACATCGACAGCGTGGTCGCATCGCTGACCGACCAGCTTGGCGAGGACGACACGAACCTTACGCCGTCGCTTGAACTCGGCAACCTAGGAAAGCGCTTCCAGCGATTCGATTCGAGCAACGCGCCATCGGGCGGAGCTGCTATGCCAGACGTAAAAGTCATGACACCACGCACTGCCGTTACCGGAACGACAGATCCATCCGCAACCGTCGCGAGCGACAAAATAACCAGTGGCGAGACGATCGATGGCTCATCGTCTGACTATACCGCACTTATCGGAAGCAAACTCGCCGAAAAGAACGGATTGACGGTTGGTGAAACATTCACCATGCACGACAAAACATTTACCGTTAAGGGTATTTACACAACCGATAACGAGTTCCAGGACAGCGGATTGATTATACCACTTGCGACACTCCAAACAATCACCGACCAAGCAGGTGCCGTAAGTAGTGTTACCGCGACAGCCGACAGTAGCGACAACGTCGCGAC is a genomic window containing:
- a CDS encoding response regulator transcription factor, whose protein sequence is MRILLIEDEHKIARALKKALEQESYAVDVAFDGDEGHAMATTEPYDVAIIDRMLPGAYDGIAIVKAMREAKIHTPVIFLTALAGIKDRTDGLDNGADDYLVKPFALEELLARVRALLRRPKEQQSTTLTAGDLSLNTVTFEVKRGDTQIQLTGKEFALLEYLLRNQGRPLPKELIISHVWDYDADILPNTVEVYIKYLRAKIDQPFSEQLIHTVRGFGYKLQAKA
- a CDS encoding ABC transporter permease; amino-acid sequence: MNVITRGMRNAFRSPVRSVAILAMLAISTGLVLAMLVARTSVNAKIDEVKSSTATQITINPAGFMGGMGGGDALTADQVTKIKETAHIDSVVASLTDQLGEDDTNLTPSLELGNLGKRFQRFDSSNAPSGGAAMPDVKVMTPRTAVTGTTDPSATVASDKITSGETIDGSSSDYTALIGSKLAEKNGLTVGETFTMHDKTFTVKGIYTTDNEFQDSGLIIPLATLQTITDQAGAVSSVTATADSSDNVATAVTDLKTALGDKADITSQQEQAENSIKPLESIANLALAGVIGAAIAGSVIVLLSMIMIVRERRREIGVIKAIGGTNRKVIGQFVSEALTLTVIGGIIGLGIGIAASGPMTQSLVSSSDDSTQQGPPRGAGGAVFKSVGSQLQTNVTNVTSSLTPETFAASAGIIILIAIVGSAVPAWSIARIRPAEVLRTE
- a CDS encoding helix-turn-helix transcriptional regulator codes for the protein METATQTVGCVEAATNILGDKWTPHLLRYFINEKVVRFCQLQELTGGINPRTLSSRLAYLEENNIVERVIPGSSSRCEYQLTQKGQDLLPILLDMQKWGEKYDLANS